A genomic window from Glaciihabitans sp. INWT7 includes:
- a CDS encoding glycosyltransferase family 1 protein yields MRIAIVAETYLPLVNGVTHSLQRVLEHLVSRGDEVLVIAPSAIDANDVDRGDGVRVVRLPSVSVAGYSDVRLAVGGVSRVRRILASFAPDVVHLASPFELGRRAAKAADQLGLPTVAVYQTDVPGYLGKYGLPFLEALAWQRVTAIHQLATRTLAPSLSAARQLEQHGIPRVELWGRGVDTTRFHPGKRSAAFRAKAAPNGETLIGFVGRLAVEKQVEDLAALAGIEGTRLVIVGDGPERGTLEALLPTAYFTGFLGGEELATALASVDLFVHPGEFETFCQTIQEAMASGVPVVATGRGGPVDLVDSSRTGWLYTPGDLGQLRRRVLDLVGDDAKRAAFGEAAFDSVQGRTWPVVCELLIHHFELAIAQHALLLRR; encoded by the coding sequence ATGAGGATCGCGATTGTCGCTGAGACCTACCTTCCCCTCGTCAACGGGGTCACGCACTCGCTGCAGCGTGTTCTCGAGCATCTCGTGAGTCGGGGCGACGAAGTGCTGGTGATCGCCCCGTCGGCGATCGACGCGAACGACGTCGATCGCGGAGACGGCGTGCGGGTCGTGCGGCTGCCATCCGTCTCCGTCGCCGGATATTCCGATGTGCGCCTCGCCGTCGGTGGCGTCTCCAGGGTCCGGCGCATCCTCGCGAGCTTCGCTCCGGACGTGGTCCATCTCGCCTCGCCATTCGAACTCGGGCGACGCGCCGCGAAGGCGGCCGACCAACTCGGCCTGCCGACGGTCGCCGTCTACCAGACCGACGTGCCGGGATATCTCGGAAAGTACGGTCTTCCGTTCCTCGAAGCGTTGGCCTGGCAGCGCGTGACCGCGATCCACCAGCTGGCGACCCGCACTCTTGCTCCCTCCCTGTCCGCGGCTCGGCAACTCGAGCAGCACGGTATTCCGCGAGTAGAGCTGTGGGGGCGCGGGGTCGACACGACCCGCTTCCACCCCGGCAAGCGCAGCGCCGCGTTCCGCGCGAAGGCAGCGCCGAACGGCGAGACCCTCATCGGCTTCGTGGGGCGACTCGCGGTCGAGAAGCAGGTGGAAGATCTCGCCGCTCTCGCCGGAATCGAGGGCACTCGACTGGTGATCGTCGGTGACGGCCCGGAGAGGGGAACGCTCGAAGCCCTGCTTCCGACGGCGTATTTCACCGGATTCCTGGGCGGCGAGGAGCTGGCGACGGCCCTGGCCAGCGTCGACCTGTTCGTGCATCCGGGTGAGTTCGAGACCTTCTGTCAGACCATCCAGGAGGCGATGGCATCCGGAGTGCCGGTAGTGGCGACGGGTCGCGGCGGCCCGGTCGACCTGGTGGATTCGTCGCGCACCGGGTGGCTGTACACCCCGGGCGACCTTGGCCAACTGCGCCGTCGGGTGCTGGACCTCGTGGGCGACGATGCCAAGCGCGCGGCCTTCGGCGAGGCCGCTTTCGATAGCGTCCAGGGCCGTACCTGGCCCGTGGTCTGCGAACTGCTGATCCATCACTTCGAACTCGCGATCGCCCAGCACGCGCTCCTGTTGCGACGGTGA
- a CDS encoding SulP family inorganic anion transporter, with protein MSTALRSPRILTREVLAGLVVAMALIPEAISFSIIAGVDPRVGLFSSFVMAVSIAFIGGRPAMITAATGAIALVVAPLVRDHGLDYLIVAVILAGVFQIVLGLLGVAKLMRFIPRSVMVGFVNALAILIFSAQLPNLIGVPWLVYPLVVAGIAIMVVMPRLTRVVPAPLVAIVLITLAVVVTAIRVPTVGDEGALPKSLPQLFIVHVPIAWETLAIIAPFSLAMALVGLMESLMTAKLVDDITDTRSNKTRETLGQGAANILSGLFGGMGGCAMIGQTMINVKASGARTRISTFLAGVFLLILVVGLGDVVATIPMAALVAVMIMVSVGTFDWHSVRWSTLKRMPRSETIVMVATVIVVVLTNNLAIGVVVGVVVATVAFARRVAHLVTVERTLTTEDGVATARYAVNGELFFASSNDLTTQFDYADDPARVVIDMSESHVWDASTVAALDGITDKYERHGKTVSITGMNLASTAMHARLAGNLGGDH; from the coding sequence GTGTCGACCGCGCTTCGATCGCCTCGCATCCTCACCCGTGAGGTGCTCGCGGGCCTCGTCGTCGCGATGGCACTGATCCCGGAGGCGATCTCATTCTCGATCATCGCCGGGGTGGACCCGCGCGTCGGGCTGTTCTCGTCGTTCGTGATGGCGGTGTCTATCGCGTTCATTGGTGGGCGGCCCGCCATGATCACGGCTGCGACGGGCGCGATCGCGCTTGTCGTCGCCCCTCTCGTGCGGGACCACGGTCTCGACTACCTCATCGTCGCCGTCATTCTGGCAGGGGTGTTCCAGATCGTTCTCGGGCTGCTCGGAGTCGCCAAGCTGATGCGATTCATCCCCCGGAGCGTCATGGTCGGCTTCGTCAATGCATTGGCGATCCTGATCTTCTCGGCCCAACTGCCGAACCTGATCGGTGTACCCTGGCTGGTGTATCCGCTTGTCGTAGCCGGGATCGCCATCATGGTCGTGATGCCGCGGCTCACCAGGGTCGTGCCGGCTCCCCTCGTCGCCATCGTCCTGATCACTCTCGCGGTCGTTGTCACCGCAATCAGGGTGCCGACAGTCGGCGACGAGGGAGCGCTGCCGAAGAGCCTGCCGCAGTTGTTCATCGTGCATGTTCCGATCGCGTGGGAGACCCTCGCGATCATCGCCCCCTTCTCGCTGGCGATGGCGCTGGTCGGACTGATGGAGTCCCTCATGACGGCCAAGCTCGTGGATGACATCACCGACACCCGATCCAACAAGACCCGCGAGACTCTCGGCCAGGGAGCCGCGAATATCCTGTCCGGGCTCTTCGGTGGAATGGGCGGCTGCGCCATGATCGGCCAGACGATGATCAATGTGAAGGCCTCCGGCGCCCGCACCCGCATCTCCACCTTCCTCGCCGGAGTGTTCCTGCTGATCCTCGTCGTCGGCCTCGGTGACGTGGTTGCGACCATACCGATGGCGGCGCTGGTGGCCGTGATGATCATGGTGTCCGTGGGCACCTTCGACTGGCACAGCGTGCGCTGGTCCACGCTGAAGCGGATGCCGAGAAGCGAGACGATCGTGATGGTGGCGACGGTGATCGTCGTGGTTCTCACCAACAACCTCGCGATCGGCGTGGTGGTCGGAGTGGTCGTCGCGACTGTCGCATTCGCCCGACGGGTCGCGCACCTCGTGACCGTCGAACGGACGCTCACGACAGAGGACGGCGTCGCCACCGCACGGTACGCCGTGAATGGAGAGCTCTTCTTCGCCTCGAGCAACGACCTCACCACCCAGTTCGACTATGCGGACGATCCCGCACGGGTGGTCATCGATATGTCTGAGTCGCACGTCTGGGACGCGTCCACCGTCGCGGCTCTCGATGGCATCACCGACAAGTACGAACGACACGGCAAGACCGTGAGCATCACGGGGATGAACCTCGCCAGCACCGCGATGCACGCGCGCCTCGCGGGCAACCTCGGCGGAGATCACTGA
- a CDS encoding MerR family transcriptional regulator, with protein sequence MERAEATMHIGELAERTGLSLRTIRHYDEVGLLEPTGRTVGGFRLYTHDDFGRLMLIRRMKPLGFTLEEMTELLRIIDSFGSDRAGSDDPGESHSPVQTHNPVERAKLDSFIAQAVERRAKLEQQLAMADEFLELLRAQ encoded by the coding sequence ATGGAGCGAGCTGAAGCGACGATGCACATCGGCGAACTCGCGGAGAGGACCGGCCTGTCCCTCCGCACGATCCGGCACTACGACGAAGTGGGGCTCCTCGAACCCACCGGCCGTACGGTGGGGGGATTCCGACTCTACACGCACGACGACTTCGGTCGCCTGATGCTGATCCGCCGCATGAAGCCGCTCGGCTTCACCCTCGAGGAGATGACCGAGCTGTTGCGGATCATCGATTCGTTCGGCAGCGACCGGGCGGGATCCGACGATCCCGGGGAGTCGCACAGTCCAGTGCAGACGCACAATCCCGTGGAGCGCGCGAAACTCGACAGCTTCATCGCCCAGGCCGTCGAACGGCGGGCCAAGCTCGAGCAGCAGCTGGCGATGGCCGATGAATTCCTGGAGCTTCTGCGCGCGCAGTGA
- a CDS encoding NAD(P)/FAD-dependent oxidoreductase — protein sequence MPKILIVGGGYAGFYTALKLEGSLRPGEAEVTIVDPLPYMTYQPFLPEVAAGSIEPRHAVVSHRRHLEKTTIITAKVTAISHANKTATITPDIGDPWEFEYDIIVVTAGSVSRTFPIPGVADQAIGLKTIEEAAAIRDRVLTNFDKAALLPAGPERDRLLTFTVVGGGFAGIEIFGELRSLASALLRYYPTITFDDTHFHLIEAMGRIMPEVSLKTSLWVIKNYAQRGAQIHLETQLTSAVDGVIELSTGETFETDLIVWTAGVMASPMLRNTDLPIEERGRLRVQPDLRVINDDGVVADAWGAGDVSAVPDLTGAGVGGYCVPNAQHAVRQGKLMSKNIIATLRGDLPKDYFHKNLGAVAGLGLGEGAFQSGKIGITGIPAWFMHRGYHVLAIPTWERKIRVFSGWVDNFVLRRDVVSIEARETPREAFETFASRPKA from the coding sequence GTGCCTAAAATCCTGATTGTCGGCGGCGGCTACGCCGGTTTCTACACTGCTCTCAAGCTGGAGGGCTCACTGCGGCCGGGTGAGGCCGAGGTCACTATTGTTGATCCGCTTCCCTACATGACCTACCAGCCCTTCCTTCCGGAGGTCGCGGCCGGGTCGATCGAGCCGCGTCACGCGGTGGTCTCCCACCGTCGTCATCTCGAGAAGACCACGATCATCACGGCCAAGGTCACCGCCATCAGCCACGCGAACAAGACCGCCACGATCACGCCGGACATCGGCGACCCGTGGGAGTTCGAGTACGACATCATCGTGGTCACCGCGGGATCCGTTTCGCGTACCTTCCCGATTCCGGGAGTCGCCGACCAGGCCATCGGCCTCAAGACCATCGAAGAGGCCGCCGCGATCCGCGACCGCGTGCTCACCAACTTCGACAAGGCCGCCCTTCTTCCCGCCGGCCCCGAGCGCGACCGCCTGCTCACCTTCACGGTGGTCGGTGGCGGTTTCGCCGGCATCGAGATCTTCGGCGAACTGCGCAGTCTCGCCAGCGCCCTGCTGCGCTACTACCCCACCATCACCTTCGATGACACCCACTTCCACCTCATCGAGGCGATGGGGCGCATCATGCCGGAGGTGTCGCTCAAGACGAGCCTCTGGGTCATCAAGAACTACGCCCAGCGCGGCGCCCAGATCCACCTCGAGACTCAGCTGACCTCGGCGGTCGACGGTGTGATCGAGCTCTCCACCGGAGAGACCTTCGAAACCGACCTCATCGTCTGGACGGCAGGCGTCATGGCCAGCCCCATGCTGCGCAACACCGACCTTCCCATCGAAGAGCGCGGTCGCCTTCGCGTGCAGCCCGACCTCCGGGTCATCAACGACGACGGTGTGGTGGCGGATGCCTGGGGCGCCGGCGATGTCTCGGCCGTTCCTGACCTCACGGGTGCCGGCGTCGGTGGCTACTGTGTTCCCAACGCGCAGCACGCCGTTCGCCAGGGCAAGCTGATGTCGAAGAACATCATCGCGACCCTTCGCGGGGACCTGCCGAAGGACTACTTCCACAAGAACCTCGGAGCCGTCGCCGGCCTCGGACTCGGTGAGGGCGCGTTCCAGTCGGGCAAGATCGGCATCACGGGCATCCCCGCCTGGTTCATGCACCGCGGATACCACGTGCTCGCGATCCCCACGTGGGAGCGCAAGATCCGTGTCTTCAGCGGCTGGGTCGACAACTTCGTGCTGCGACGTGACGTCGTGTCGATCGAAGCCCGCGAGACCCCTCGCGAGGCCTTCGAGACCTTCGCGTCGCGACCGAAGGCGTAG
- a CDS encoding S8 family serine peptidase, whose translation MTRSTVTGGTVTGGTVRRARVGVAAALVLAIAATVFLASPASADNIRDREYWLADYGVQKAWATTKGAGVTIAVIDTGVDGSHPDLTGTVIGGTDVSGVGSANGQTPIGSDSQHGTMVASLLAGHGHGTGLGILGVAPEAKILSVSVGFGVGSVGSDDQIAQAVRWSVDHGADIINMSLTRNTLDWPTSWDDAFLYAMEKGVIVVAAAGNRGSGTAEVGAPATMPGVVVVAGVDQNGTASFDASSQGITLSVSAPSEGLVGAAPGGGYYSWAGTSGATPLVAGVLALIKASHPGLSAGNVINRLTATARSQGNPIVYGSGLFDASAAVSATVASVSADPADDLKNWIRLNRRAVATTEPAPTSSAPPSASPAPRAVAGPLSPFGRVLPAVGDLRDIGIPVLVYAVFATLLILVLRSIFREAIRLRESKGPRRRP comes from the coding sequence GTGACTAGGAGCACCGTGACGGGCGGCACCGTGACTGGCGGCACCGTGAGACGGGCCCGCGTCGGGGTGGCAGCCGCCCTCGTACTGGCGATCGCGGCGACCGTGTTTCTGGCCTCCCCCGCATCGGCGGACAACATCCGAGACCGTGAGTACTGGCTCGCCGACTACGGCGTGCAGAAGGCGTGGGCCACGACCAAGGGCGCGGGCGTCACGATCGCGGTGATCGATACCGGTGTCGACGGATCGCATCCCGACCTCACCGGCACGGTGATCGGGGGAACCGATGTCTCGGGGGTGGGCTCCGCGAACGGACAGACTCCTATCGGCTCCGACAGCCAGCACGGCACGATGGTGGCCTCCCTGCTCGCCGGGCACGGTCACGGAACCGGCCTCGGCATCCTCGGGGTGGCCCCGGAGGCCAAGATCCTCTCTGTGTCGGTGGGCTTCGGCGTCGGCAGCGTCGGCTCCGACGACCAGATCGCGCAAGCCGTGCGCTGGTCCGTGGATCATGGCGCGGACATCATCAACATGTCGCTCACTCGCAACACTCTCGACTGGCCGACGAGCTGGGATGATGCCTTCCTCTACGCCATGGAGAAGGGGGTGATCGTGGTCGCCGCCGCCGGCAACCGGGGCAGCGGCACCGCGGAAGTCGGCGCTCCGGCCACCATGCCGGGGGTCGTTGTCGTCGCCGGCGTCGACCAGAACGGCACCGCGAGCTTCGACGCCTCGTCGCAGGGCATCACCCTCTCGGTGTCCGCCCCGAGCGAAGGGCTCGTCGGAGCGGCTCCGGGCGGGGGGTACTACAGCTGGGCGGGCACGAGTGGCGCCACTCCGCTCGTGGCAGGCGTGCTTGCCCTGATCAAGGCCTCGCATCCCGGTCTCAGCGCCGGCAATGTGATCAACCGGCTCACGGCCACCGCCCGTTCCCAGGGCAACCCCATCGTCTACGGCAGTGGCCTGTTCGATGCATCCGCCGCCGTGAGCGCCACAGTGGCGAGCGTCTCAGCGGATCCGGCGGACGATCTGAAGAACTGGATCCGTCTGAATCGGCGGGCTGTTGCGACCACCGAGCCGGCTCCGACGAGTTCGGCGCCCCCGTCGGCAAGCCCGGCCCCGAGGGCGGTCGCGGGGCCGCTGAGCCCCTTCGGCCGGGTGTTGCCCGCGGTCGGCGATCTGAGAGACATCGGTATACCGGTTCTGGTCTACGCTGTGTTTGCGACGTTGCTGATTCTTGTGCTGCGGAGCATTTTCCGCGAGGCGATTCGACTACGAGAGTCCAAGGGTCCGCGGCGCAGGCCATAG
- a CDS encoding DUF501 domain-containing protein translates to MTTPPFAAPTAADIDAVSRQLGRPARNVIGIAARCVCGNPTVVATRPRLDDGTPFPTLYYLSHPAATAAISTLEANGVMAQLQQLLADETVGAHYLDAHRAYLADREGLEFVEEIAGISAGGMPLRVKCLHALAGHSLAAGPGVNPIGDLALEQADWSPLVCQCD, encoded by the coding sequence ATGACCACTCCACCCTTCGCGGCTCCGACCGCGGCCGACATCGACGCGGTGTCCCGTCAGCTCGGACGACCCGCCCGCAACGTGATCGGCATCGCCGCACGCTGCGTCTGCGGCAACCCCACTGTGGTGGCCACCCGTCCGCGTCTCGACGATGGCACGCCATTCCCCACGCTGTACTACCTCTCCCACCCCGCCGCCACCGCCGCTATCTCCACCCTCGAAGCCAACGGTGTGATGGCGCAGTTGCAGCAGCTGCTCGCCGACGAGACCGTCGGAGCGCACTACCTCGACGCCCACCGCGCCTACCTCGCCGACCGGGAGGGCCTGGAATTCGTCGAGGAGATCGCGGGCATCTCGGCCGGGGGCATGCCCCTCCGGGTCAAGTGCCTCCATGCCCTCGCCGGCCACTCACTCGCCGCGGGACCCGGGGTGAACCCCATCGGCGATCTCGCGCTCGAGCAGGCGGACTGGTCGCCGCTGGTCTGCCAGTGTGACTAG
- a CDS encoding septum formation initiator family protein yields the protein MTKDSRTRRTRSSSRRVPVQRVPVQMPAEAPSGQWLRSIRLSGFAITALVLIVMFIVVLAPSLRILVEQRQQIATLQAEVAASKNAVEDLKGQKARWSDPKYIEALARERLDYVFPGEYSYLITDAAAATPTTANGQPISDKLQTTQVDWVKSMLSSVFTAGLTDAPANKIVAPVISGQSK from the coding sequence ATGACCAAGGACAGCCGCACCCGGCGCACGCGCAGCTCTTCGCGGCGTGTGCCGGTGCAGCGTGTTCCCGTGCAGATGCCCGCGGAGGCGCCTTCCGGACAGTGGCTGCGCAGCATCCGTCTGTCCGGGTTCGCGATCACGGCACTCGTGCTCATCGTGATGTTCATCGTCGTGCTCGCACCGTCGCTGCGCATCCTGGTGGAACAGCGCCAGCAGATCGCCACCCTGCAGGCCGAGGTCGCTGCGTCGAAGAATGCGGTCGAGGACCTCAAGGGACAGAAGGCGCGCTGGAGCGATCCCAAGTACATCGAAGCTCTCGCTCGTGAACGTCTCGACTACGTCTTCCCCGGTGAGTACAGCTACCTGATCACGGATGCCGCCGCTGCCACCCCGACGACAGCCAACGGCCAGCCCATCAGTGACAAGCTGCAGACCACCCAGGTGGACTGGGTCAAATCCATGCTCTCCTCGGTATTCACCGCCGGACTCACGGATGCGCCGGCAAACAAGATCGTCGCGCCGGTCATCTCCGGCCAGTCGAAGTAA
- the eno gene encoding phosphopyruvate hydratase has translation MALIEAVGAREILDSRGNPTVEVEVLLEDGIVARASVPSGASTGAFEAYELRDGDKKRYGGKGVQKAVAAVIDTIGPALEGFDATDQRLIDQAMIQLDGTDNKKKLGANAILGVSLAVAKAAADSADLPLFRYVGGPNAHTLPVPLLNIINGGSHADNDIDVQEFMIVPLGASTFSEALRWGVETYHSLKSLLQSKGLSTGLGDEGGFAPNLSSNREALDLIATAIEQAGFTLGHDIALATDVAATEFYKDGSYHFENKQLSALELTAYFADLAANYPLVSIEDPLQEDDWEGYQHFTAELGGKVQIVGDDLFVTNPTRLQKGLDLGAANSILIKVNQIGTLTETLDAVSLAQRAGYTAMLSHRSGETEDTTIADLAVATDSGQIKTGAPARSERVAKYNQLLRIEEELAEAAVYAGRSAFPRFKG, from the coding sequence GTGGCTTTGATCGAAGCAGTAGGCGCCCGCGAAATCCTCGATTCCCGAGGAAACCCGACAGTCGAGGTCGAGGTGCTTCTCGAAGACGGCATCGTCGCCCGCGCATCAGTTCCCTCCGGGGCGTCCACCGGAGCGTTCGAGGCCTACGAGCTGCGCGACGGCGACAAGAAACGCTACGGCGGCAAGGGCGTGCAGAAGGCCGTGGCGGCCGTCATCGACACGATCGGACCGGCCCTCGAGGGCTTCGACGCCACCGACCAGCGCCTCATCGACCAGGCCATGATCCAGCTCGACGGCACTGACAACAAGAAGAAGCTCGGCGCCAACGCCATCCTCGGTGTCTCACTCGCCGTCGCGAAGGCCGCAGCAGACTCGGCCGACCTGCCGCTGTTCCGTTACGTCGGCGGACCGAACGCGCACACCCTTCCCGTGCCGCTCCTCAACATCATCAATGGCGGCTCTCACGCCGACAACGACATCGATGTGCAGGAATTCATGATCGTGCCGCTCGGCGCCTCGACGTTCAGCGAGGCACTGCGGTGGGGCGTGGAGACCTACCACTCTCTCAAGTCGCTGCTGCAGTCGAAGGGACTCTCCACCGGACTCGGCGACGAGGGCGGCTTCGCCCCGAACCTGTCGAGCAACCGCGAGGCTCTCGACCTCATCGCCACGGCGATCGAGCAGGCCGGCTTCACGCTCGGCCACGACATCGCCCTTGCGACGGATGTCGCCGCCACCGAGTTCTACAAGGACGGCTCCTACCACTTCGAGAACAAGCAGCTCTCCGCGCTCGAGCTCACCGCCTACTTCGCCGACCTCGCCGCGAACTACCCGCTCGTGTCGATCGAAGACCCGCTGCAGGAAGACGACTGGGAGGGCTACCAGCACTTCACCGCCGAGCTCGGCGGCAAGGTGCAGATCGTGGGCGACGACCTGTTCGTCACCAACCCGACCCGCCTGCAGAAGGGCCTCGACCTCGGTGCGGCCAACTCCATCCTCATCAAGGTGAACCAGATCGGTACTCTCACCGAGACCCTGGATGCGGTCTCCCTCGCCCAGCGCGCCGGCTATACGGCGATGCTCTCGCACCGCTCAGGCGAGACCGAGGACACCACGATCGCCGACCTCGCGGTCGCGACGGACTCCGGGCAGATCAAGACGGGAGCGCCGGCACGAAGCGAGCGCGTCGCCAAGTACAACCAGCTGCTGCGCATCGAGGAGGAGCTCGCCGAGGCAGCCGTCTACGCCGGGCGCAGCGCCTTCCCGCGCTTCAAGGGCTGA
- the hisS gene encoding histidine--tRNA ligase: MASPINPSRGMRDFLPADKARRERVLAVIRSVFSAHGFDEIETPVMEDSARLHAGLGGDNEKLAYGVLKRGLTAADIAAATDPLDLADLGLRFDLTVPLARFYASHRAELPTVFRAIQAAPVWRAERPQKGRYRQFVQCDIDIIGEAGPLAEIELLTATADTLSALGLVGCTIRINDRRLLIGMLTTLGFAADSHDQVLITIDKLDKVGQDGVIAELRERGVDAAAVDALETFFRRPQTMEFLSFGERAIRKALPEGADDAVVAELVAIGQAVGGAGDRGADAAASRPTIEFDPFLVRGMGYYTGAIFEVVHPELPYSLGGGGRYDGMIGRFLGVDVPAAGFSIGFERIVDLARLQDGEGTGGVALVYDSEVTSDILMRLKSELIESGRRVRLERAPRNLKPLLAQLAASGFVEMATVSATTTTVGDLRMRALTTE, from the coding sequence ATGGCTAGCCCGATAAATCCCTCGCGCGGAATGCGTGACTTCCTGCCCGCCGACAAGGCGCGGCGTGAACGCGTACTCGCGGTCATCCGATCGGTCTTCTCAGCCCACGGCTTCGACGAGATCGAGACGCCGGTGATGGAGGATTCCGCCCGCCTGCACGCCGGACTCGGCGGCGACAACGAGAAGCTCGCCTACGGGGTGCTCAAGCGCGGCCTCACCGCGGCCGACATCGCCGCGGCGACGGACCCCCTCGACCTCGCCGACCTCGGGCTGCGTTTCGACCTCACGGTGCCCCTCGCCCGGTTCTACGCGAGCCACCGAGCGGAGCTGCCCACCGTGTTCCGCGCCATCCAGGCGGCCCCGGTCTGGCGTGCGGAGCGACCGCAGAAGGGCCGCTACCGACAGTTCGTGCAGTGCGACATCGACATCATCGGAGAGGCCGGCCCGCTCGCCGAGATCGAGCTGCTCACGGCCACCGCCGATACTCTGTCGGCTCTCGGCCTCGTCGGGTGCACCATCCGCATCAATGACCGTCGTCTGCTGATCGGCATGCTGACGACTCTCGGCTTTGCCGCCGACTCGCACGACCAGGTGCTCATCACCATCGACAAGCTCGACAAGGTGGGCCAGGACGGCGTGATCGCAGAGCTGCGGGAACGCGGCGTGGACGCCGCGGCGGTCGACGCGCTCGAGACCTTCTTCCGCCGCCCGCAGACGATGGAGTTCCTCAGCTTCGGCGAGCGTGCCATCCGCAAGGCGCTCCCCGAGGGCGCGGATGACGCGGTGGTGGCCGAGCTCGTGGCCATCGGGCAGGCGGTCGGCGGTGCCGGCGATCGAGGCGCTGACGCGGCGGCGTCGAGACCCACCATCGAGTTCGATCCTTTCCTCGTGCGGGGCATGGGCTACTACACCGGCGCCATCTTCGAGGTCGTGCACCCCGAGCTGCCCTATTCGCTCGGGGGCGGCGGAAGGTACGACGGCATGATCGGTCGCTTCCTCGGCGTGGATGTGCCGGCCGCAGGCTTCTCGATCGGTTTCGAACGCATCGTGGATCTCGCGCGGCTGCAGGACGGCGAAGGCACGGGAGGCGTCGCCCTCGTGTATGACAGCGAGGTGACATCCGACATCCTGATGCGGCTGAAGAGCGAGCTCATCGAGAGTGGGCGGCGCGTGCGGCTGGAGCGCGCACCGCGCAACCTGAAGCCGCTGCTGGCGCAGCTTGCGGCATCCGGGTTCGTCGAGATGGCGACGGTGTCGGCCACGACGACGACCGTCGGCGACCTGCGGATGCGCGCCCTCACTACCGAGTAG
- a CDS encoding TetR/AcrR family transcriptional regulator: MARPKDLDRKPALLAEIVDYLLDKPLSGLSFRTLAEALAVSTYTLVYHFGSRAQLVREVMLAVSERQNYVVGAVDEETGLLDQHLENLHNSWRLSLDERSLQLQRLEFEAAMLESRDLLPDRITLASFERWHRAGVEALVKLGVPRPDAELEVRIIVVTMYGLHYDLIVTRDVERSTAAFERALDHYGRRIRDLAVVEQSRNG, translated from the coding sequence GTGGCGCGCCCCAAGGACCTCGATCGCAAGCCCGCGCTGCTCGCGGAAATCGTCGACTACCTGCTCGACAAGCCACTCTCCGGGCTGAGCTTCCGCACCCTTGCCGAGGCCCTCGCCGTGAGTACCTACACGCTCGTCTACCATTTCGGCTCGCGCGCCCAACTGGTTCGCGAGGTCATGCTTGCGGTGTCCGAGCGCCAGAACTATGTGGTCGGCGCCGTCGACGAAGAGACCGGACTGCTCGACCAGCACCTCGAGAACCTGCACAACTCCTGGCGACTGTCGCTCGATGAGCGCAGCCTGCAGCTGCAGCGTCTCGAGTTCGAGGCGGCGATGCTCGAGTCCCGCGACCTTCTCCCCGATCGCATCACCCTTGCCTCCTTCGAACGGTGGCACCGCGCCGGTGTCGAGGCACTCGTGAAGCTGGGGGTTCCGCGGCCCGACGCCGAGCTCGAGGTGCGCATCATCGTGGTCACGATGTACGGACTGCACTACGACCTCATCGTCACCAGGGATGTGGAGCGCAGCACCGCCGCGTTCGAGCGGGCTCTCGACCACTACGGCCGTCGCATCCGGGACCTTGCCGTCGTGGAACAATCGAGGAATGGCTAG
- a CDS encoding YabN family protein produces MSEPLAPPHPKLDELIAVLARLRAPGGCAWDREQTHESLVQYLIEETYELVDAIESEPASPTRREDLIEELGDVLYQVIFHSDLAAEAGEFTIEDVAAHMTEKMIGRHPHVFGDASADTSDEVVALWDVRKAEEKPHRTSVLDGIPHGMPSLALADKLIGRAHRVGLEVDAAAAVFDTPQPDEQQLGALLLSIVSAAKARGLDAERALRGALRELQEDIRRAEK; encoded by the coding sequence ATGAGTGAACCCCTCGCCCCTCCCCACCCGAAGCTCGACGAGCTGATCGCCGTGCTCGCCCGCCTGCGGGCACCGGGCGGATGCGCGTGGGACCGCGAGCAGACGCACGAGTCTCTCGTGCAGTACCTCATCGAGGAGACCTACGAACTGGTCGACGCCATCGAGAGCGAGCCGGCTTCTCCGACGCGGCGGGAGGATCTCATCGAGGAGCTCGGTGACGTGCTCTACCAGGTGATCTTCCACTCCGACCTCGCAGCGGAGGCCGGTGAATTCACCATCGAGGATGTCGCCGCGCATATGACGGAGAAGATGATCGGGCGGCATCCGCACGTCTTCGGCGATGCGAGTGCCGACACTTCGGACGAGGTCGTCGCCCTCTGGGATGTGCGCAAGGCGGAGGAGAAACCGCACCGCACAAGCGTGCTCGACGGCATCCCGCACGGCATGCCCTCGCTCGCGCTCGCCGACAAGCTCATCGGTCGCGCCCACCGGGTGGGGCTGGAGGTGGATGCCGCGGCTGCAGTGTTCGATACCCCACAGCCCGACGAGCAACAGCTCGGCGCCCTGCTGCTGTCCATCGTCTCCGCGGCGAAGGCCAGGGGATTGGATGCCGAGCGCGCACTCCGGGGCGCGTTGCGCGAGCTCCAGGAAGACATCCGCCGGGCCGAAAAGTAA